Within Crassostrea angulata isolate pt1a10 chromosome 2, ASM2561291v2, whole genome shotgun sequence, the genomic segment TGTTAATACTCACTAGACTTGTCAAGCAAATAAACTATATCAATTTATGCTAAATCACACAATCATCATAATTATAgaagctttatttttttcatatggcTTAAATACACCTCTCGCAACAACTTGCATAtagaattttgttgttaaagATGTGCATGTGATGTGATGATATTTCGGAACTTGTGCttctttatgaaattaaattatgtgCAGTATTCATACATTACCACTTACCAGACATTCATTTTGTGTACAATAAATGTCAATTAATGTGGGAGAGTGGGGTATGTGAGCGTGGCCACTTTTTAGCTAGCTTTTATGATCACTTTTAGTCCAGCGTCCATCTGTCTGTTTGTATGTACgttaactttttacatttttgacttcttctccagaaccactattaaaatttgttaaaatggaGGGCCACTTcattcaaggggagataattaaaaatcattgaaaatttgttggtattttttaaaatcttctcaaaaaccatttggccaaaaaggtgaaacttgtgtggaagcatcctcaggtagtgtagattcaaatttgttcaaatcatgatttccaggggtaggatggggccacaatggggatgttgaatttttacataggaatgtagaaggaaaattcttcttctcagaaactgatcagccagaaaagctatTAATCgtttgaaagcatcctcagatagggtagattcaagttggtTCAAATCGTaatccctgtgggtagggtggggccacaaaagggggggggatgtcaaatttttacttaggaatatatagagaaaaatctttaaaaatcatcttttattttaacacaATTTTTCTAGAAAAGCTCTTACTTTGGTCagttcagatagtgtagattaaaatttgtcaaaattatgattttcatataatatgataaaggtggtctcataatgGTGATAcatcgtctcggtgagctttgtaatctgtgattacctatgtttaaaaattgtttttactcTGGCTCCTGAacaattcttgggcctcacataatccataaataaacaattgtttaagtCTGATCATCTTTTCGAGAACTGCTATGctcaatactagtatataataatgattgtaaattttgttaaaaataatgtagTAGTGAGTGGGAATGAAACCTTAGCATAATGTttcaataattttcaaacatccCTTGCATATTTagttttttaaccgggttttccaacggaaaaatctggttattaaaatggtgaaaaatggcgggcgggcggctgccaaaaggatacctcattgtacggataactcttcctacagttttcaagataggaactggttcttttgcagatcaattgtacatatatcagaggtgtgcatattgctaggattttgatttccgataatttatgaaaaaaaataccagcttttgaactaagtcatttttgggcaaaatattgcataaagggtaccctcattgtacagataactcctcctacagttctcaagataggtaactgttcttttgcagatcaattgaacatatattagaggtgtgcatattgctaggattttgatttccgataatttatgaaaaaatttttttggcaaaatattgcatatagggtactccatttcactggatacgggttgacttggattatggatacagttcacataaaagaaaacctggtttgctgtcacattgacagcttttcacttgtattTAGTTGTACAGCTTCTAAACCCCAACCTCCCTCAAAATCTTTAAATTCACTTGATGGAAAATTGTTTTTActaatcatttcaattttttttcacagacagATGAATCGACAACATATACTTTTTCACAAGAATCTAGCTGGAGCACTTCCTTAGAAGGACAAATACACCTCACAGATGGAATAGAAAATCTGAACAACACCTTGATGTCTCTAAGTGGTGGCCAAGTAAGCCCAATAAAGTTTCAGCTGAAAACTCCATTGAGGGAGGTCCAGTCTAGCACgagaagatatttaaaaaggAAGGCCAAGGAGGTAGTGCATACAGTTCTCAATcatttggctccaggacaatccAGTGATATGTTCCAGTTACTTTATGAAGACAACTGTCATGAGGATACAGAGCAAAGTGATAAAACAGAACTTGAAATCACTGATACAATTCTTCAACTCTATTGTGAAGCTGAAAACAATGCTCTCAAACGTCAACTTCTGTCCCTGCTGTCCTTGCCGAATGCACATAGTAAATCGAAACTTCAGAAACTCATTCCAGGACTTACAAAGTGGGAAATTGATCAAAGTCGAGCACATGCTGCATCTCATGGAGCAGGTTCTTTACCAGGACCTATGGAACCAGGATACCGGAATCGCATGAACAAAGAAAAGCTGGAGCATGCTTTATCTTTTTTCTTGGATccaaaatttcatcaaatttgTTCATATGGAACAAAAGATTTGCATTGTGACAATGGACAGACTGTCACCATACCCCAAGTAGTGAGAACAACATGCCACTCTTCTCTCCTACAAATGTACAAGTCATACTGCTCTGAAACAGGTTTTGTTCCTTTGTCAGATTCTACTCTCTACAAAATTCTGTCTACATGCTCTGCAAGTAAGAGAACCAACCTAACAGGTCTAGACAACATTGCCACTGATGGTGCTGCAGCTGTAGATGACCTAATAAAAATGTGTGACCAATTAAAAGGATTAGGATCTGAAACAAATACAGTTGCCAATCTCACCACTGCCTTAAAATCCCTAAAGATGTACCTCAAGTCAGAATATAAATTTAGCGTGGGACTATCTAGTGGATGCCAAGATCATTGTTTGAAGTTTGCTTTGAGTCACCCAACCAATGTGCTGTTGCAGGAAGAATGTGATCATTCCCATGAAGAAATTTGTGGAAAATGCAACATCCTCAATGAAATAAACAGTGCCTTGTTTAATGAAATCCAAAATATCAGaagtaagtaatttttttttgcagagcaatatttcaatttttttaacaattttttagaaTTAGAGCTTAGCTATTTTATATTCGCAACAAAGCACTtcatttaacatgtattttaacattccCATTTTTTGTTCACAGCATCTGACGTAGCAGAAGAGTTAGCATTAACAGCAGAGAAAGCTCTTGAGAAAATATCAGATTGGAAAGCCCACATACTAAGGACTCAGAACCAAGAAGAGGGTAGATATAGAGCATTAGAAGAGCTGCAGCCACACCAACTTCTGATTATTATGGACTGGGCAATGAAGTTCCTTCCTGCACTTTATAGAGAAAAGCAGTCAGATTTTTTTGGACAAAAAGGCATGAGCTGGCATGTTtctgttgctatatttagagcAGAAGATGGATCTTTGAAGGTACCTTTCAAGATATTATTCAGACAATGTcacacatttttaatatatcaatgATATAAAGATTGAGAACTCTATATACAAATGATATACATAAGACATTGACTAATTGGACGCATTTGAATAAGATGGAATTAGATTGTCTTTTAATTTGATAGAGAGAAAACAATCTGTAGTAGTATACAGCATATTGATTATGCATGTATAGGTATGAAAATGATAAATCCAACTTTGCATTTATAGCACAAGACATTCAATCACATTTTTGGAGCAGTGAGGCAAGATTGGTTTGCTGTTGCATCAGCCATCGAGCACATCCTAAAGAGTATAAGAGTACAAATGCCTGGAAttgaagaagtttttttttaatgaagtgaCAATGCAGGTTGCTATCACTGCGGGTGCCTGTGGCTGAGCATGCATGGAATTAGTGAAAGAACAGGTGAGATTTCAATTGCCTgaaatgatttttctttattgttataTTTGGGTATAAAAggaaaccatgatattttttgttgttttattttaaacaaacattggtTTATGATTgcatcatacattttttttggcAGAATTTGTGCAAATGATGAAAGTAGTGTTTATAAggttttaataacttttttttcaggtATCAGCATTGTACGCTATGACTTCAGTGAACCTCAGGCAGGAAAAAGTTATTGCGATGCCAAAATTGCCCATATGCGATCCAAATTAAGGATGTTTGTTTCATCTGGAGAAAATGTAACAACACCATTTGACATGAAGAAGGCAATAATGGATGGAAGTGGTGTAGCAGGATGTCAATGTGCAGTTGTGGAAGTTGACAGGAAAAACCAGACAATGACTAGTCATTGCATCAAGGGAATCACCAACATTAATAATCTTGCCTTTGAAGGAGATGATATCATTGCCTGGCACAGTTTTAGTATTGGTATTGGTATCAAGATAAAAAGAGAAGATGTCTTGAAAAGTGAGCAGCTTGACACAGGACTCATCATACTGTCTGACTTTGAAGAACCATCAAAAAACTATGGTGTGATCTCTCACATAAAAAAACTGTTCAGTTACACCAACCAGTATTTTCCACTGTTCTGAATTAGGCTGTAATCAGCAGTTTTCCTCATACCAAATACTTCAAGAGCATATTCTTCTGGATAGACATGTTCAAGAGAAAACATCAACTTATGATGCTCTACGACATCATTGGTCCGAGTTGTGTAATTCCAATTTGTTCATTTCTAAACAGCTGGTGCAAATAGGCAGAGATCACCATACCCTTGTGAAGAATTCATCAGTAGAGAAGCTTCAACAAGGATGGGCACTGAAAAAAACAAGGAAATTTGCACGCTTCTCTTCCAAAgtgaaagattttctccatagaGTTTTTCAAGAGGGCGAAGAATCGGGTAGGAAAGCAATTCCTGTTGAAGTATCTCAACGTATGAAATCTTTGCGAAACAGCACTGGAGAGAAGTTTTTCAATCACGATGAATGGCTGCAGCCTTCTCAGATTAACTCCTTTTTTTCAA encodes:
- the LOC128171822 gene encoding uncharacterized protein LOC128171822 isoform X2, producing MESSLVCSFSSFLPDKSKCTTSPYFPNENSLVYVKNCRRNIKNHLKSCNIGDIASEGHLICYRAGVFSLFGDYTICPFHRYSLGIRWKKKSSCSHPSHSTTAKAEVGRSITLSMSRHLHTVYGIIVPIGSGLCSRCRKNVTQEMKWCECCKDASSAQICKNTSDDTPEATLQSRNLQTRTENYAEQCHSETENSAEQCHSETLSQTDESTTYTFSQESSWSTSLEGQIHLTDGIENLNNTLMSLSGGQVSPIKFQLKTPLREVQSSTRRYLKRKAKEVVHTVLNHLAPGQSSDMFQLLYEDNCHEDTEQSDKTELEITDTILQLYCEAENNALKRQLLSLLSLPNAHSKSKLQKLIPGLTKWEIDQSRAHAASHGAGSLPGPMEPGYRNRMNKEKLEHALSFFLDPKFHQICSYGTKDLHCDNGQTVTIPQVVRTTCHSSLLQMYKSYCSETGFVPLSDSTLYKILSTCSASKRTNLTGLDNIATDGAAAVDDLIKMCDQLKGLGSETNTVANLTTALKSLKMYLKSEYKFSVGLSSGCQDHCLKFALSHPTNVLLQEECDHSHEEICGKCNILNEINSALFNEIQNIRTSDVAEELALTAEKALEKISDWKAHILRTQNQEEGRYRALEELQPHQLLIIMDWAMKFLPALYREKQSDFFGQKGMSWHVSVAIFRAEDGSLKHKTFNHIFGAVRQDWFAVASAIEHILKSIRVQMPGIEEVFF
- the LOC128171822 gene encoding uncharacterized protein LOC128171822 isoform X1 yields the protein MESSLVCSFSSFLPDKSKCTTSPYFPNENSLVYVKNCRRNIKNHLKSCNIGDIASEGHLICYRAGVFSLFGDYTICPFHRYSLGIRWKKKSSCSHPSHSTTAKAEVGRSITLSMSRHLHTVYGIIVPIGSGLCSRCRKNVTQEMKWCECCKDASSAQICKNTSDDTPEATLQQSRNLQTRTENYAEQCHSETENSAEQCHSETLSQTDESTTYTFSQESSWSTSLEGQIHLTDGIENLNNTLMSLSGGQVSPIKFQLKTPLREVQSSTRRYLKRKAKEVVHTVLNHLAPGQSSDMFQLLYEDNCHEDTEQSDKTELEITDTILQLYCEAENNALKRQLLSLLSLPNAHSKSKLQKLIPGLTKWEIDQSRAHAASHGAGSLPGPMEPGYRNRMNKEKLEHALSFFLDPKFHQICSYGTKDLHCDNGQTVTIPQVVRTTCHSSLLQMYKSYCSETGFVPLSDSTLYKILSTCSASKRTNLTGLDNIATDGAAAVDDLIKMCDQLKGLGSETNTVANLTTALKSLKMYLKSEYKFSVGLSSGCQDHCLKFALSHPTNVLLQEECDHSHEEICGKCNILNEINSALFNEIQNIRTSDVAEELALTAEKALEKISDWKAHILRTQNQEEGRYRALEELQPHQLLIIMDWAMKFLPALYREKQSDFFGQKGMSWHVSVAIFRAEDGSLKHKTFNHIFGAVRQDWFAVASAIEHILKSIRVQMPGIEEVFF